The sequence ACCCAATTTCCGGATGTTTTATAAACTATGTCAAACATTGCTATTTCTATTAAAAATTTAACTAAAACCTATAGAATTTATAAAAAACATGGGGATAGAGTAAAAGAAGCTTTCCATCCCCTTAGAAAAAAATATCACGAGCCTTTTAATGCCTTAACAGATGTTTCTTTTGATGTAAAACAAGGAGAAACATTAGGTATAA is a genomic window of Desulfobacterales bacterium containing:
- a CDS encoding ATP-binding cassette domain-containing protein translates to MSNIAISIKNLTKTYRIYKKHGDRVKEAFHPLRKKYHEPFNALTDVSFDVKQGETLGIIGENGGGKSTLLQIICGILQPTSGEVFVNGRISALLELGAGFNPEFTGRQNI